The following proteins come from a genomic window of Pirellula staleyi DSM 6068:
- a CDS encoding RNA polymerase sigma factor yields MTRSVEPESDRERVSRWVRQHGRVVRGYLLANVGREDVADDILQEVFRKAWQAREQYQEQGYEKAYLLRIADRLVVDWSRRSGLLQNVDEETWEVITPASPDVGAMAELELDEHRQHLSAALDRLTPPQKRVLMLRYFGELEFSEIARTLDCPLGTVLSHCRRGLLQLRRILVEPSP; encoded by the coding sequence ATGACGCGATCCGTCGAACCTGAGTCCGACCGCGAACGAGTTTCGCGCTGGGTACGCCAGCACGGTCGCGTTGTGCGCGGATACTTGCTCGCAAACGTTGGTCGCGAAGATGTGGCCGACGACATCTTGCAGGAGGTGTTTCGCAAAGCATGGCAAGCTCGCGAGCAGTATCAGGAGCAAGGTTATGAAAAAGCCTACTTGCTCCGAATTGCCGATCGGCTGGTGGTTGATTGGTCGAGACGAAGTGGGCTTTTGCAGAACGTCGACGAAGAAACATGGGAAGTGATCACGCCAGCATCGCCTGACGTGGGAGCGATGGCGGAACTCGAACTCGATGAGCATCGCCAGCATCTCTCGGCAGCACTCGACCGACTGACGCCTCCGCAGAAACGTGTGCTAATGCTTCGTTACTTCGGAGAACTCGAATTTTCTGAAATTGCACGAACGCTCGATTGTCCTTTGGGAACGGTGCTGAGTCACTGTCGACGAGGGCTCTTGCAGCTGCGGCGCATCCTGGTGGAGCCTTCCCCATGA
- a CDS encoding MG2 domain-containing protein, translating to MKHLHRALWVAVAALLVAVFTTGGKTAVADPVAEGAKAQKLMQQGNFKEAYDIYRTLCLDGEIDGPKVSEFLPMAVQCLYNLGRVKEVDDLIESTAKAHADEWRVLDTAARMYLEAPHQGFMIAGKYERGYHRGGGEVASSMERDRVRALQLSVQAMPLAQKDDNKKAVSDFFLRLSEQLLANRGIHEAWRLAALSNIAELPDYEEGYPYYRNYNGAPVDAEGKPIYHSLPKSWEDAKTDGERWRWAQMQAIENHPESRSQVLMSQANFFEQLYGVSSMQIGSWGFDLPRDDGDDTKKNESGTYALHTLKDEETIAKLATGIKRFTLPDEFNPIKILKIVAEEKSSYGEQSLQQLANTYSNRRQYPTSAKYWQESIDRFGAGANNWKIDQKQQIVGNWGQFDGTSTQPAGKGAEIGFRFRNGKLVKFDARAINVALLLDDVKAYFKSDPGNRIDWNKVNIADFGYRLVHENETKYLAEATASWELELQPRENHFDKRITVTTPLQKAGAYLVTATMADGNVSKIVLWVADTAIIQKQLNGKSLYFVGDAVNGAPLPGTNVEFFGWQQRHLGGNRFQVVTSNFAEVTSDDGIVTPDPKDLKNEFSWLITARGKDGDRLAYLGFQGVWQAQYHDAEYNQIKVFTITDRPVYRPNQKVHFKFWVARAQYDQKDASEFAKASFPVEIYNPKGERIYAETLTADDYGGLEGELNLPIDATLGSYNITLNAQKDGVHVASGGNSFRVEEYKKPEFEVKIEAPTEPVMLGEKITATIESKYYFGSPVSKGTVKYKIFRKSYSDAWYPVAPWDWCYGNGYWWFAYDYPWYRGFDKWSGCLRPLPPWGFGGAQQPPELVAEVEQDLTADGKLSVEIDTMLAKELHANFDHEYSITAEVRDESRRTIVGTGKVLVARKPFKVFTWLDRGYYRVGDTIDANFQAQTLDKKPVQGKGVITLLKITYDKDGEVVETPVRRWEDVSTGEEGNATQQIKASAAGQYRLSYVLTDSKEHSIEGGFIFTIVGDGFDGSDFRFNNIELIPNKREFAPGEKVALQLNTDRVGSTVLLFIRPSNGVYLPPKVIRLKGKSLVEEIEVVQKDMPNFFVEAMTIADGDVYTETKEVIVPPEKRILNVEVTPTKQAYKPGEKATLKVRLVDEKGENYKGAAVITMYDKSVEYISGGSNVPDIREFFWKWRRHHQPQSSHSLARLTHNMTLPNKPGMSFLGIYGASVADELSEQLSRRDVAKGFGRGGGGLNSLRKSEGRGMPMAAMALADGAMEMAAGAPPAPGGMPMAKNQASDKQSDAMAIESELSGEPGAPGAPLVEPSVRTKFADTAVWNGAIVTGDNGEAEVTLDMPENLTGWKIKVWGMGHGTKVGAGETEVVTRKDLIVRLQAPRFFVQKDEVVLTANVHNYLPVEKEVTVSLELPGEILKSQTETTVRVRIPAGGEQRVDWRCNVLAEGEAVVRMKALTDVESDAVEQKFPSFIHGMLKTESWAGTVPAGTESSKLKFNVPAERRVENSVLEIRYSPSLAMAMVDALPYLADFPYGCTEQTLNRFLPAVITQKTLLDMQLNLAEIRDKRTNLNAQEIGDDRDRAKQWKRFDRNPVFDEAELNRMVKEGVKTLTEQQISDGGWGWFSGAGERSYPHTTAVVVHGLQIARSCDVPLVPGMLERGIDWLKRYQAEELQKIKNFEAKTKNVPWKSHPDALDAFVYMILVDEASDNAEMRDLLYRDRVQLPVYAKAMLGIALDKLDRDDEVKMIVQNIDQFLVEDAENETAYLQLPQDNYWWCWYGSEVEANAYYLKLLTKVDPKGVRARRLVKYLLNNRKHATYWSSTRDTAICVESFADFVKASGEQKPSMTVELWLDGKKQKEVEINAENLFTYDNKFVLTGKEVTDGSHEVEIRRKGEGNVYFNTYLTNFTLEDQITKAGLEVKVERNYFKLTPVDKKVQVEGVRGQVIDQKVEKYERSPLANLDSLTSGDLVEVELVIESKNDYEYLLFEDMKAAGFEPVDVRSGYQGGMGAYMELRDNRVAFFVRALARGKHSISYRLRAEIPGKFSALPTKASAMYAPELKANSDEIKLNIVDQPAKDAAKPAVVN from the coding sequence ATGAAGCACTTGCACCGAGCCCTTTGGGTTGCCGTAGCAGCGCTACTGGTAGCCGTCTTCACCACGGGGGGCAAAACAGCCGTGGCCGATCCGGTCGCAGAAGGGGCTAAGGCCCAAAAGCTCATGCAACAAGGAAACTTCAAGGAGGCGTACGACATCTATCGCACACTGTGTTTGGATGGCGAGATCGACGGCCCCAAGGTCTCCGAGTTTCTGCCGATGGCTGTTCAGTGCCTCTACAACCTGGGGCGCGTGAAGGAAGTCGATGATCTCATCGAATCAACCGCCAAAGCTCATGCCGATGAATGGCGCGTGCTCGATACTGCGGCTCGCATGTATCTGGAAGCACCTCACCAAGGCTTCATGATCGCGGGCAAGTATGAACGAGGCTATCACCGAGGGGGTGGCGAAGTCGCGAGCTCCATGGAACGCGATCGCGTGCGAGCGTTGCAACTCAGCGTGCAAGCGATGCCCCTCGCCCAGAAAGATGACAACAAGAAAGCGGTTTCCGATTTCTTCTTGCGATTGTCGGAACAGCTTCTCGCTAATCGTGGCATTCACGAAGCTTGGCGCCTTGCCGCTCTATCGAACATTGCCGAATTGCCCGACTACGAAGAGGGCTACCCCTATTATCGCAACTACAACGGCGCGCCGGTCGATGCTGAAGGCAAGCCGATCTATCACAGCCTCCCCAAGAGCTGGGAAGATGCCAAAACCGATGGCGAGCGTTGGCGCTGGGCGCAGATGCAGGCCATCGAGAATCATCCCGAAAGCCGCTCGCAAGTCCTGATGTCGCAGGCAAATTTCTTCGAACAGCTGTACGGCGTTTCGTCGATGCAAATTGGCAGCTGGGGTTTCGACCTCCCACGTGACGACGGAGATGACACCAAGAAGAACGAGAGTGGCACCTACGCTCTCCATACGCTCAAAGACGAAGAAACCATCGCCAAGCTCGCCACCGGCATCAAGCGGTTCACGCTTCCCGATGAATTCAACCCGATCAAAATTTTGAAGATCGTGGCTGAAGAGAAATCGAGCTATGGCGAACAATCGTTGCAGCAACTCGCCAACACTTACAGCAACCGTCGTCAGTACCCCACATCCGCCAAGTATTGGCAGGAATCGATCGATCGGTTTGGTGCTGGAGCGAATAACTGGAAAATCGATCAGAAGCAGCAGATTGTTGGCAACTGGGGGCAGTTCGATGGCACTTCCACGCAACCAGCCGGCAAGGGAGCAGAAATCGGCTTCCGCTTCCGTAATGGCAAGCTCGTGAAGTTCGATGCGCGAGCGATCAACGTCGCCCTCCTGCTCGACGACGTGAAGGCCTATTTCAAATCCGATCCAGGAAATCGAATCGACTGGAATAAGGTCAATATCGCCGATTTTGGCTACCGCTTGGTACACGAAAATGAAACGAAGTACCTCGCCGAAGCGACCGCCAGTTGGGAGCTTGAACTGCAGCCACGCGAGAATCATTTCGACAAACGAATCACGGTCACCACGCCGCTGCAAAAGGCGGGTGCTTATCTCGTCACGGCCACGATGGCTGACGGCAATGTCAGCAAGATTGTCCTCTGGGTCGCCGATACCGCGATCATTCAGAAACAGCTGAATGGCAAGTCGTTGTACTTTGTCGGCGATGCTGTCAACGGTGCGCCGCTTCCGGGCACGAACGTTGAGTTTTTCGGCTGGCAACAGCGCCACCTGGGTGGCAATCGTTTTCAGGTGGTGACGAGCAACTTTGCTGAAGTCACTAGCGACGATGGCATTGTGACTCCCGATCCCAAGGATCTCAAAAACGAATTCAGCTGGCTCATCACCGCGCGTGGCAAGGATGGCGATCGCCTCGCCTATCTAGGTTTCCAAGGGGTGTGGCAAGCACAGTATCACGACGCCGAATACAACCAGATCAAGGTCTTCACGATCACTGATCGTCCCGTCTATCGCCCGAATCAAAAGGTCCATTTCAAATTCTGGGTGGCCCGTGCTCAGTACGACCAGAAAGATGCTTCGGAGTTTGCCAAGGCTTCGTTCCCTGTCGAGATTTACAATCCGAAGGGTGAACGGATTTATGCCGAAACACTCACGGCCGACGACTACGGGGGACTCGAGGGAGAACTTAATCTTCCGATCGATGCCACGCTCGGCTCGTACAACATCACGCTGAATGCACAAAAAGATGGCGTGCACGTTGCCAGCGGCGGCAACAGCTTCCGCGTGGAAGAGTACAAAAAGCCAGAATTTGAAGTGAAAATCGAAGCTCCCACCGAGCCGGTGATGCTGGGTGAAAAGATCACCGCCACCATCGAATCGAAGTATTACTTTGGTTCGCCGGTTTCCAAGGGAACGGTGAAGTACAAGATCTTCCGCAAGTCGTACAGCGACGCGTGGTACCCCGTTGCTCCGTGGGATTGGTGCTACGGCAACGGCTACTGGTGGTTTGCTTACGACTATCCGTGGTATCGCGGTTTCGATAAGTGGAGCGGCTGTTTGCGACCACTCCCACCCTGGGGATTTGGTGGCGCTCAGCAGCCTCCCGAGCTGGTGGCTGAAGTCGAGCAAGACCTCACGGCCGATGGCAAGTTGAGTGTCGAGATCGATACCATGCTCGCAAAAGAGTTGCATGCCAACTTCGATCACGAGTATTCGATCACCGCAGAAGTGCGCGACGAATCTCGTCGCACGATCGTCGGCACCGGCAAGGTGCTAGTCGCTCGCAAGCCTTTCAAGGTCTTCACTTGGCTCGATCGTGGTTACTACCGAGTTGGCGACACGATCGATGCTAATTTTCAAGCACAAACGCTCGACAAAAAGCCTGTGCAAGGCAAGGGTGTGATCACCCTGCTGAAAATTACCTACGACAAAGATGGCGAAGTGGTCGAAACACCGGTTCGTCGCTGGGAAGATGTTTCTACCGGCGAAGAAGGAAACGCCACGCAGCAAATCAAGGCCTCGGCTGCTGGTCAGTATCGCCTGTCGTATGTCCTCACCGACTCGAAAGAGCACTCAATTGAGGGTGGCTTCATCTTCACCATCGTCGGAGATGGCTTCGATGGTTCCGACTTCCGCTTCAACAATATCGAGCTCATTCCGAATAAGCGTGAGTTCGCTCCAGGCGAAAAGGTTGCACTGCAGCTCAACACCGATCGCGTCGGCAGCACCGTGCTGCTCTTCATTCGTCCATCGAATGGAGTCTACCTGCCACCGAAAGTGATTCGCCTGAAGGGAAAATCACTGGTCGAAGAGATTGAAGTCGTTCAGAAGGATATGCCTAACTTCTTTGTCGAGGCGATGACGATTGCCGATGGCGACGTCTACACCGAAACCAAGGAAGTGATTGTTCCTCCTGAAAAACGGATCTTGAATGTAGAAGTTACTCCCACCAAGCAAGCCTATAAGCCTGGCGAGAAAGCGACCTTGAAGGTCCGCCTCGTCGATGAAAAGGGAGAGAATTACAAGGGTGCCGCTGTAATCACGATGTACGACAAATCGGTGGAGTACATCTCGGGTGGCAGCAATGTGCCCGATATCCGCGAGTTCTTCTGGAAGTGGCGTCGGCACCATCAGCCTCAGTCGAGCCACAGCCTCGCGCGTCTGACGCACAACATGACCCTTCCCAACAAACCGGGGATGTCATTCCTGGGTATCTATGGTGCTTCGGTCGCGGATGAACTTTCCGAACAACTAAGCCGCCGAGATGTTGCCAAGGGTTTTGGGCGCGGTGGTGGCGGTTTAAATTCGCTCCGCAAATCGGAGGGGCGCGGCATGCCGATGGCCGCGATGGCACTGGCCGATGGTGCTATGGAAATGGCTGCTGGTGCTCCGCCTGCTCCCGGCGGGATGCCGATGGCAAAAAATCAAGCCTCTGACAAACAGTCCGATGCCATGGCTATCGAAAGCGAGTTGAGTGGCGAACCAGGTGCGCCTGGTGCTCCGCTTGTCGAGCCTTCGGTCCGAACGAAGTTTGCTGATACTGCGGTTTGGAATGGGGCAATCGTCACAGGAGACAACGGCGAAGCTGAAGTCACCCTCGACATGCCCGAAAACCTCACCGGCTGGAAGATCAAAGTTTGGGGCATGGGCCATGGAACGAAAGTTGGTGCGGGCGAGACCGAAGTGGTCACTCGCAAGGATTTGATTGTTCGCCTTCAGGCTCCACGTTTCTTTGTGCAGAAGGATGAAGTGGTCCTGACGGCCAATGTTCACAACTACCTGCCTGTTGAAAAGGAAGTGACCGTTTCGCTCGAACTGCCAGGTGAAATCCTGAAGTCGCAAACGGAAACGACTGTGAGGGTTCGCATCCCAGCAGGGGGCGAGCAGCGAGTCGATTGGCGCTGCAACGTGCTGGCGGAAGGTGAGGCCGTGGTTCGTATGAAGGCCCTCACCGACGTCGAGTCCGATGCAGTCGAGCAGAAGTTCCCCAGCTTCATTCACGGCATGCTCAAGACCGAATCTTGGGCAGGGACCGTTCCTGCAGGAACCGAATCGTCGAAGCTGAAGTTCAACGTTCCAGCGGAACGTCGCGTGGAAAACAGCGTGCTCGAAATTCGCTACTCCCCTTCCTTGGCGATGGCGATGGTCGACGCGCTTCCTTACCTCGCCGACTTCCCTTATGGCTGCACCGAGCAGACCCTCAACCGCTTCCTGCCAGCGGTGATTACGCAGAAAACGCTGCTCGACATGCAGCTGAATCTGGCCGAAATTCGCGATAAACGGACCAACCTTAATGCTCAGGAGATCGGCGACGATCGCGACCGCGCGAAGCAGTGGAAGCGTTTTGATCGCAACCCCGTGTTCGATGAAGCTGAACTTAACCGCATGGTTAAGGAAGGTGTGAAAACTCTCACCGAGCAGCAAATCAGCGACGGTGGTTGGGGATGGTTCAGTGGTGCAGGAGAGCGTAGCTATCCGCACACCACAGCGGTGGTGGTGCACGGTTTGCAAATCGCTCGCAGCTGCGATGTGCCACTCGTACCTGGCATGCTCGAACGTGGGATCGACTGGCTCAAACGCTACCAAGCCGAAGAGTTGCAGAAGATCAAGAACTTCGAAGCCAAGACAAAGAACGTTCCTTGGAAGTCGCACCCCGATGCTTTGGATGCCTTCGTCTACATGATTCTGGTCGACGAAGCTTCGGATAATGCCGAGATGCGTGATCTCCTCTATCGCGATCGCGTGCAACTTCCTGTTTATGCCAAAGCGATGCTCGGTATTGCTCTGGATAAACTGGATCGTGACGATGAAGTGAAGATGATCGTTCAGAACATCGATCAATTCCTAGTCGAAGATGCCGAGAACGAAACTGCTTACCTCCAGCTACCTCAGGACAACTACTGGTGGTGCTGGTATGGCAGCGAAGTGGAAGCGAACGCCTATTACCTGAAACTTCTCACGAAAGTCGACCCGAAGGGAGTTCGCGCTCGTCGTCTGGTGAAGTATCTGCTCAATAACCGCAAGCATGCGACTTACTGGAGCAGCACTCGCGATACCGCGATTTGTGTCGAATCGTTTGCCGACTTTGTGAAGGCAAGCGGCGAACAAAAGCCCAGCATGACAGTGGAACTGTGGCTCGATGGTAAGAAGCAAAAGGAAGTAGAGATCAACGCCGAAAATCTCTTTACCTACGACAACAAGTTTGTTCTCACGGGCAAAGAAGTGACCGATGGTAGCCACGAAGTGGAAATCCGTCGTAAGGGTGAAGGGAACGTTTACTTCAACACTTACCTGACGAACTTCACCCTCGAAGATCAGATCACCAAAGCTGGTCTCGAAGTGAAGGTCGAACGTAACTACTTCAAGCTGACCCCTGTTGATAAGAAGGTTCAGGTCGAAGGTGTGCGTGGCCAAGTGATCGACCAGAAGGTCGAGAAGTACGAACGCTCGCCACTAGCGAATCTCGATTCGCTCACCAGCGGCGATCTCGTTGAAGTGGAACTCGTCATCGAGAGCAAGAACGACTACGAATACTTGCTCTTCGAGGACATGAAAGCGGCCGGTTTCGAGCCGGTTGATGTTCGGAGTGGATATCAAGGTGGCATGGGAGCGTACATGGAGCTTCGCGATAACCGCGTGGCCTTCTTTGTGCGAGCTTTGGCCCGAGGTAAGCACTCGATCTCCTACCGCTTACGAGCCGAGATTCCTGGTAAGTTCAGCGCTCTGCCTACCAAGGCTTCGGCGATGTACGCACCCGAGCTGAAGGCCAATAGCGATGAGATCAAACTCAACATTGTCGACCAGCCAGCCAAAGATGCTGCAAAACCAGCAGTCGTGAACTAA
- a CDS encoding TMEM43 family protein, producing the protein MSTVVTSQTSWFSSIVKALLGFVIAPLVGLCAAFLLFWNEGDYLYIAYSLDEGEQVVKSIDPHQIDPALEGELVHVSGHLKVPHQVEDPQFGLKVTAIRLYRIAEMYQWKESKSERRVDKVGGGTQMITEYHYAVGWHEDLIRSNSFQTPRGHENPESIPFTSQVFDAKEVLLGAFRLDPSQLKQLDTRTDLSLDWLKPDEIPQEISARPLLLRDQLYFPREILRGKGAPEEPVKLTAERPQRPEVGDVRIRYQVVPPQEVTIVAKQSAGTFVEYATKVKARRGINLVAAGKKSSQEMFADARFANVAGLWMMRSFGGFLMFVAVGMFLQPIRALASVIPLLGQIVGWGLALVAFFVSGGLTVMVVGLAWLYYRPIVGLLILLLGAIVIVGVVMLLQMRRSLQESPEMPAPLIGDR; encoded by the coding sequence ATGTCGACTGTTGTCACCAGCCAAACGAGTTGGTTTTCGAGCATCGTCAAAGCGCTGCTGGGTTTCGTTATCGCTCCCTTGGTGGGCCTTTGTGCGGCATTTTTGCTGTTCTGGAACGAAGGGGACTATCTCTACATCGCTTACAGCCTCGATGAAGGGGAGCAAGTGGTGAAATCGATCGATCCCCATCAGATCGATCCAGCACTCGAGGGAGAGTTGGTGCATGTTTCAGGTCATCTGAAAGTTCCCCATCAGGTCGAAGACCCCCAGTTTGGTTTGAAAGTAACGGCGATTCGGCTCTATCGCATTGCCGAGATGTATCAGTGGAAGGAAAGCAAGTCGGAGCGGCGCGTAGATAAGGTCGGGGGTGGAACCCAGATGATCACCGAGTATCACTACGCCGTAGGCTGGCACGAGGATCTGATTCGCTCGAACTCATTTCAAACACCCAGGGGACACGAGAATCCCGAGTCGATTCCCTTTACCTCGCAAGTGTTCGATGCCAAAGAAGTACTGCTAGGGGCGTTTCGACTCGATCCGTCGCAGCTGAAGCAACTGGATACCCGGACCGACCTTTCGCTCGATTGGCTCAAGCCTGACGAGATCCCACAAGAGATTTCGGCGCGGCCACTTCTGCTGCGAGATCAGCTTTACTTTCCGCGGGAGATTTTGCGCGGCAAGGGTGCGCCGGAAGAGCCTGTGAAGTTAACAGCCGAACGTCCCCAGCGCCCTGAGGTGGGTGATGTGCGGATTCGCTATCAGGTGGTTCCGCCGCAAGAGGTGACGATCGTCGCTAAGCAGTCGGCTGGGACATTTGTGGAGTATGCCACCAAGGTGAAAGCACGCCGTGGCATCAATTTGGTCGCTGCCGGAAAGAAAAGCTCCCAGGAAATGTTCGCCGATGCGCGGTTTGCGAATGTCGCTGGACTTTGGATGATGCGCAGCTTTGGCGGATTTCTGATGTTTGTGGCTGTCGGCATGTTTTTGCAGCCGATTCGCGCACTCGCCAGTGTGATTCCGCTGCTCGGACAGATCGTCGGCTGGGGGCTCGCTTTAGTCGCCTTTTTTGTCTCGGGTGGACTTACGGTCATGGTGGTCGGCCTTGCGTGGCTCTACTATCGCCCGATCGTCGGCCTCTTGATCTTGCTGCTAGGGGCGATCGTAATTGTGGGGGTGGTGATGCTGCTGCAAATGCGTCGCTCGCTTCAGGAGTCCCCCGAGATGCCAGCACCGCTGATAGGTGACCGCTAG